In Mugil cephalus isolate CIBA_MC_2020 chromosome 20, CIBA_Mcephalus_1.1, whole genome shotgun sequence, the following are encoded in one genomic region:
- the vac14 gene encoding protein VAC14 homolog, whose protein sequence is MNPEKDFSPLTPNIVRALNDKLYEKRKVAALEIEKLVREFVAQNNSTQIRHVIQILASEFALSQHPHSRKGGLIGLAACSIALGKDSGLYLKELIEPVLTCFNDSDSRLRYYACEALYNIVKVARGAVLPHFNLLFDGLSKLAADPDPNVKSGSELLDRLLKDIVTESNSFDLVAFVPLLRERIYSNNQYARQFIISWIHVLESVPDINLLDYLPEILDGLFQILGDNSKEIRRTCEVVLGEFLKEIKKTPSSVKFAEMANILVIHCQVADETKLTNDLIQLTAMTWMREFIQLAGRVVLPYSSGILTAVLPCLSYDDRKKNTKEAASACNHSLMKLVTPEDDEEEEEEEKSASTGSPSREDGKPKMDTDSNNMLNASQESVGFSNISFFTPASADRPQVTLDLDGIVQVLDRHLHDSSTGMMTRIAVLKWLYHLYIKTPRKMFRHTDSLFPMLLKTLSDESDEVILKDLEVLAEIASSPAGQTDQASSCDGTDNKLELKVPEVAKSGQQPSTGSKAVDSSPSTPSMNSYFYKFMINLLKRFSLERKLLENRGAFIIRQLCLLLHAENIFYSMADILLKEEDLKFASTMVQTLNTILLTSAELFQLRNQLKDLRTQESCALFCCLYRSWCHNPVATVSLCFLTQNYKHAYDLIQKFGNLEVTVDFLMEVDKLVQLIESPIFTYLRLQLLDVENNPYLIKALYGLLMLLPQSQAFQLLSHRLRCVPNPELMRTVDESKYMDAKQQVASKRASHIQINYNELLQHFDRVQSKHLEVRHQRSGRASDHPDRKLM, encoded by the coding sequence CTCATTGGACTAGCAGCTTGCTCTATCGCCCTAGGAAAGGACTCAGGTCTGTATCTGAAGGAGCTTATTGAGCCTGTACTCACGTGTTTTAATGACTCAGACAGCCGTTTGCGCTATTATGCCTGCGAGGCGCTGTATAACATAGTCAAAGTTGCAAGGGGAGCAGTGCTGCCCCACTTCAACCTGCTTTTTGATGGTCTCAGCAAGCTGGCAGCAGATCCAGACCCTAATGTGAAAAGCGGATCTGAACTCCTGGACAGACTGCTGAAAGACATTGTTACAGAAAGTAACTCCTTTGACTTGGTGGCATTTGTTCCCCTGCTGAGGGAGAGAATTTACTCCAATAATCAGTATGCAAGGCAGTTCATAATTTCTTGGATCCATGTTCTGGAGTCGGTGCCAGACATCAACCTGTTAGACTATCTCCCCGAGATACTGGATGGGCTCTTCCAGATCCTGGGGGACAACAGCAAGGAGATCCGTAGGACGTGTGAGGTGGTCCTGGGAGAGTTTCTGAAGGAGATTAAGAAGACACCCTCCAGTGTTAAATTTGCTGAGATGGCCAACATTCTGGTCATCCACTGTCAGGTTGCAGATGAGACCAAACTGACAAATGATCTGATCCAGCTGACAGCCATGACATGGATGAGAGAGTTCATCCAGCTTGCAGGCCGCGTGGTTCTCCCCTACTCTTCGGGCATCCTGACTGCAGTGCTGCCATGCCTGTCCTAcgatgacagaaagaaaaataccaaAGAAGCGGCCAGTGCTTGTAATCACAGTCTGATGAAGCTAGTGACTCCagaggatgatgaagaggaggaggaggaggaaaaaagtgcGAGCACGGGGTCTCCGTCCAGGGAAGATGGTAAGCCCAAAATGGATACAGACAGCAACAACATGCTGAATGCATCGCAAGAATCTGTTGGTTTCAGTAACATCAGTTTCTTCACTCCAGCGAGTGCCGATAGGCCTCAAGTAACTCTGGACTTAGATGGCATTGTTCAAGTTTTAGACCGCCACCTCCATGACTCCTCCACTGGCATGATGACTCGCATAGCTGTGCTCAAATGGCTTTATCACCTCTACATAAAGACGCCACGCAAAATGTTCCGCCACACAGACAGCCTGTTTCCTATGCTGCTGAAAACCCTGTCCGATGAGTCGGATGAGGTGATACTGAAAGATCTTGAGGTGCTAGCTGAGATAGCATCCTCACCTGCCGGCCAGACAGACCAAGCTTCCTCCTGTGACGGCACCGACAACAAACTGGAGCTCAAGGTGCCAGAGGTTGCTAAATCAGGACAGCAGCCCAGCACAGGCTCCAAAGCAGTGGACTCCTCTCCGTCCACTCCGAGCATGAATTCTTACTTTTATAAATTCATGATCAACCTGCTGAAGCGTTTTAGTTTGGAGAGGAAGCTTCTGGAGAACAGAGGAGCTTTCATTATCAGACAGTTGTGTCTGTTACTTCACGCAGAGAACATCTTCTATTCCATGGCTGACATTCTGCTGAAGGAAGAGGACCTTAAATTTGCCTCCACCATGGTTCAGACGCTCAACACTATCTTGCTCACCTCAGCCGAGCTATTCCAGTTGCGCAACCAGCTTAAAGACCTCCGCACTCAAGAGAGCTGTGCTTTATTTTGCTGCCTGTATCGTTCCTGGTGCCACAACCCTGTGGCCACTGTGTCACTCTGTTTCCTCACACAGAACTACAAGCATGCGTACGATCTAATCCAGAAGTTCGGAAATCTGGAGGTGACGGTAGACTTCCTGATGGAGGTCGACAAGCTGGTGCAGCTCATAGAAAGCCCCATTTTTACCTACCTGCGTTTGCAGCTCCTAGATGTGGAGAACAACCCATACCTGATCAAAGCACTGTACGGTCTGCTTATGCTACTGCCGCAGAGCCAGGCCTTCCAGCTGCTCTCCCACCGGCTGAGGTGTGTCCCCAACCCAGAGCTCATGAGAACTGTTGATGAATCCAAGTATATGGATGCTAAACAGCAGGTGGCTTCAAAACGGGCTTCTCATATTCAGATTAATTACAATGAGCTGCTTCAGCATTTCGATCGTGTTCAGAGTAAACACCTCGAGGTCAGACACCAGCGCTCTGGACGTGCCTCTGATCACCCTGATAGGAAGCTGATGTGA